ACTGCGGAGAGGAAACACGCGGCGCCGACGTTGAGGTGGGCACGTGCGGCGGTGAAACGGCACTGGGCTTGTCGTCACTCGACGCGTGCATGGCGGTGCTAAGCTTCGTGTCGTTGGGCGTGGTAACCGAGATGGAGTGCGCCCGGTTACACGTGCAGCCGGCAACTGCCGTCGTCGCAGCTTTCCACGCGGCCGAACCGGTAGCGACGATTGGCCACTTGCCGATACATCCAGCTCCACAGCGGCATCGTGCCGGGCAGGTGCAAGAGCGGCGCCAGCCACCACAGCCTTGGCAACCGGCGCGACAGATAACGAATGGCCGCCGCGCCGCCATGCCGGCCGCCGCGGCGATCGATGATCCACATCTCGCGCATCAGATCGTCGTACGACAAATCGGGATAGCGCACCGCGACGCGCGAATCGTGCAGCGACAAGTACGCCAGCCGACCGGCCGCGAACCAGCGCTCGATGAAGCGAATTTGCGCCGTGCAGATCCGGCAGTTGCCGTCGTAAATCACCAGGTCCGCCAGCGGACGCTGATCAGGTCCCGGCAAGGCGGACTGACTGGGCGCGACAGACGTTTCTAACACGCTGGCCATGGCAGGAACTCTCGAACGGGCAAGCGCTCACCCCGGAAAGGGACAAGGAATT
This genomic stretch from Pirellulales bacterium harbors:
- a CDS encoding DUF393 domain-containing protein gives rise to the protein MASVLETSVAPSQSALPGPDQRPLADLVIYDGNCRICTAQIRFIERWFAAGRLAYLSLHDSRVAVRYPDLSYDDLMREMWIIDRRGGRHGGAAAIRYLSRRLPRLWWLAPLLHLPGTMPLWSWMYRQVANRRYRFGRVESCDDGSCRLHV